Proteins found in one Takifugu flavidus isolate HTHZ2018 chromosome 7, ASM371156v2, whole genome shotgun sequence genomic segment:
- the lpla gene encoding lipoprotein lipase, with protein MGIKNIFFFTLWIILGKFCATFASEPDTGTDAEFVNTSLPGTPLPTTADWINNFTDIVSKFSLRTAEIPDDDMCYIVPGRPETISECHFNPDTQTFVVIHGWTVTGMFESWVPKLVSALYEREPSANVIVVDWLTRANQHYPMSAAFTKLVGRDVAKFVSWIQNELNLPWERIHLLGYSLGAHVAGIAGDLTDHKISRITGLDPAGPTFEHADNQNTLSPDDAKFVDVLHTNTRGSPNRSIGIQRPVGHVDIYPNGGTFQPGCDIQNTLLGIAAEGIKGLHNMDQLVKCSHERSIHLFIDSLINTEQQSVAYRCNSKEAFNKGLCLSCRKNRCNKLGYNVNHVRTTRGAKLYLKTREMMPYKVFHYQVKVHFFSETQQSFTEQPMKISLYGTHGEKEDIPFVLPELNSNTTVSFLLTTDVDLGDLMIVKLRWEKDAIISWSDWWGSSRVHIRKLRIKSGESQSKVIFGAKDGEYVHLVRGGEDGVFVKLKEDPMSRKEKLMHKLKTQGSLFKSEA; from the exons ATGGGAattaaaaatatcttttttttcactctttggATAATTTTGGGGAAATTTTGTGCCACTTTTGCTTCTGAACCCGACACGGGCACCGACGCGGAGTTTG TCAACACCTCTCTGCCCGGCACCCCCCTTCCCACCACGGCTGATTGGATCAACAACTTCACCGACATCGTGTCGAAGTTCTCCCTGCGCACTGCGGAGATCCCAGATGATGACATGTGCTACATCGTCCCCGGCAGGCCAGAAACCATCTCGGAGTGTCACTTCAACCCGGACACACAGACCTTCGTGGTGATCCACGGCTGGACA GTAACTGGGATGTTCGAGAGCTGGGTGCCCAAGCTCGTGTCCGCCCTCTACGAGCGTGAGCCCAGCGCCAACGTGATCGTGGTGGACTGGCTGACCCGGGCTAACCAGCACTACCCCATGTCAGCTGCCTTCACCAAACTGGTGGGCCGTGACGTCGCCAAGTTCGTCAGTTGGATCCAG AACGAGCTGAATTTACCCTGGGAAAGGATCCACCTGCTGGGTTACAGTCTGGGAGCACATGTGGCCGGGATCGCCGGCGACCTCACTGACCATAAAATCAGCAGGATCACAG GCCTGGATCCTGCAGGTCCCACCTTTGAACACGCGGACAACCAGAACACCCTGTCCCCTGATGACGCCAAGTTTGTGGACGTCCTACACACCAACACCAGAGGATCCCCGAACCGCAGCATCGGCATCCAGAGACCCGTGGGACACGTTGACATTTACCCCAACGGGGGCACGTTCCAGCCGGGCTGCGACATCCAGAATACACTGCTGGGAATTGCGGCCGAGGGCATCAAGGGCCTCCATA ATATGGACCAGCTGGTCAAGTGTTCCCACGAGCGCTCCATCCACCTGTTCATCGACTCCCTGATCAACACCGAGCAGCAGAGCGTGGCCTACCGCTGCAATTCCAAGGAGGCCTTCAACAAAGGCCTGTGCCTCAGCTGTAGGAAGAACCGCTGCAACAAGCTCGGCTACAACGTCAACCATGTCCGCACAACCCGTGGCGCCAAGCTGTACCTCAAGACCCGGGAAATGATGCCTTACAAAG TCTTCCACTACCAAGTGAAGGTGCATTTCTTCAGCGAGACCCAGCAGAGCTTCACCGAGCAGCCCATGAAGATTTCCCTGTACGGCACCCACGGAGAGAAAGAGGACATTCCCTTCGTTCT GCCGGAGCTAAACAGCAACACCAccgtctccttcctcctcaccaCCGACGTGGACCTTGGAGACCTGATGATTGTGAAGCTGCGCTGGGAGAAGGACGCGATCATCAGCTGGTCGGACTGGtggggcagcagcagggtccACATCCGCAAACTGCGCATCAAGTCTGGGGAGTCCCAGTCCAA GGTGATCTTTGGTGCAAAGGATGGAGAGTACGTCCACCTGGTCAGGGGTGGAGAAGATGGCGTCTTCGTCAAGTTGAAGGAGGACCCAATGAGCCGCAAGGAGAAACT GATGCACAAACTCAAGACCCAAGGCAGCCTTTTCAAGAGCGAAGCCTGA
- the LOC130528584 gene encoding lipoprotein lipase, whose product MNAWKSGVVFILVLNAAVCHVTTLEGELADSISGNFLDPIKDLLNDRDDSNQTVARFSLRKPSHPDADQCYIVPGRADTLAACTFNRTSKTFMVIHGWTLSGMFESWVSKLVSALYEREHGANVIVVDWLTLAQNHYVLAAQKTKAVGQEIARFIDWIEESTNAPAENIHLIGYSLGAHVAGFAGSHVTNKVGRITGLDPAGPDFEGMHAHRRLSPDDAHFVDVLHTFTRGSLGLSIGIQQPVGHVDIYPNGGTFQPGCNLRGTLEKIANFGIFAITDAVKCEHERSVHLFIDSLLNEQDAAKAYRCSSSQTFNRGMCLSCRKSRCNTVGYDISKVRKARNVQMYTKTRATMPFRVYHYQLKIHFSSKVNRSEMEPSLTVSLYGTKGEAENLELKLKEKIAVNKTHSFLLVTEKDVGDLLMLTFKWEETNSWSSSRLLKMVSSWWGGDSGGADVQVHKIRVRAGETQQKMVFCVKNPDVQNLMREVTFVRCKDAWRTSGKRVTLEKHRP is encoded by the exons ATGAATGCGTGGAAAAGTGGGGTTGTGTTCATCCTGGTATTGAATGCAGCTGTGTGTCATGTGACGACCCTGGAAGGAGAGCTCGCTGATTCTATTTCTG GCAACTTCCTGGACCCAATCAAAGACTTGCTCAACGACAGGGATGACAGCAACCAAACTGTTGCCAGATTCTCCCTCCGGAAACCTTCCCATCCAGACGCTGACCAGTGCTACATCGTTCCTGGCAGAGCTGACACCCTGGCCGCCTGCACCTTCAACCGCACCTCCAAAACCTTCATGGTTATCCACGGATGGACG CTGAGCGGCATGTTCGAGAGCTGGGTGTCGAAGCTGGTGTCGGCGCTTTATGAGAGGGAGCACGGCGCCAACGTCATCGTGGTGGACTGGCTCACGTTGGCGCAGAACCACTACGTGCTGGCAGCTCAGAAAACCAAAGCGGTGGGGCAGGAGATCGCTCGCTTCATCGACTGGATTGAG GAATCCACCAATGCCCCGGCTGAGAACATCCATCTGATTGGCTACAGCCTCGGTGCTCATGTGGCGGGATTTGCCGGCAGCCACGTGACCAATAAAGTTGGGAGGATAACTG GTCTGGACCCGGCTGGCCCAGACTTTGAGGGGATGCACGCACACAGACGCCTCTCGCCGGACGATGCTCACTTCGTGGACGTGCTCCACACCTTCACACGGGGCTCCCTGGGTCTCAGCATCGGGATCCAGCAGCCTGTCGGTCATGTCGACATTTACCCCAACGGAGGCACCTTCCAGCCAGGCTGCAACCTCAGGGGCACTCTGGAGAAGATCGCTAACTTTGGGATATTTG CCATCACCGACGCCGTGAAGTGCGAACACGAGCGCTCCGTCCACCTCTTCATCGACTCCCTACTGAATGAGCAGGATGCGGCCAAGGCCTAccggtgcagcagcagccaaacatTCAACCGCGGAATGTGCCTCAGTTGCCGCAAGAGCCGCTGCAACACGGTGGGCTACGACATCAGCAAAGTCCGCAAGGCGCGCAACGTTCAGATGTACACCAAGACGCGAGCGACCATGCctttcagag TTTATCACTATCAGCTGAAGATCCACTTTTCCAGTAAAGTGAACCGCTCGGAGATGGAGCCCTCGCTCACCGTCTCCCTGTATGGGACCAAAGGAGAGGCCGAAAACCTGGAGCTCAAACT gaaggagaaaatCGCAGTAAATAAGACACATTCCTTCCTGCTGGTGACGGAGAAAGACGTCGGGGATCTGCTGATGCTGACGTTCAAATGGGAGGAAACAAAcagttggtcctcctccaggttgctGAAAATGGTGTCGTCTTGGTGGGGGGGCGACTCGGGCGGCGCCGACGTGCAGGTTCACAAGATCCGCGTTCGAGCCGGAGAGACCCAGCAGAA gatgGTGTTCTGTGTGAAAAACCCCGACGTTCAGAATTTAATGCGGGAGGTCACATTTGTTAGATGCAAGGATGCCTGGAGGACATCTGGGAAAAG AGTCACTCTGGAGAAGCACAGGCCTTGA